One window of the Vigna radiata var. radiata cultivar VC1973A chromosome 1, Vradiata_ver6, whole genome shotgun sequence genome contains the following:
- the LOC106769595 gene encoding short-chain dehydrogenase TIC 32, chloroplastic isoform X4 yields MWPFKRRGVSGFSWSSTAEEVTLGIDATALTAIVTGASSGIGAETARVLALRGVHVIMGVIDMMDAFNVKDSILKQFPTAKVDVMKLDLSSMASVHHFADEFNSTSLPLNILINNAGICASPFMLSKDNIELQFAINYLGHFLLTNLLLENMKKTARESKIQGRIINVSSMGHRFTYPNGILFDKLNDPSSYNNSRAYGQSKLANILHANELARRFKEDGVDITANSLHPGFITNTNIYLQNRFLTGLRNILSPFLHYIERFVVKNVEQGRDMDLAKKLWDFSMNLTMKN; encoded by the exons atgtGGCCATTCAAAAGAAGAGGAGTTTCTGGGTTTTCATGGTCATCCACTGCAGAAGAAGTTACTCTCGGAATCGACGCCACTGCTCTTACTGCTATTGTTACTG GTGCATCAAGTGGTATAGGTGCTGAGACAGCTCGTGTTCTTGCATTGCGTGGTGTGCATGTCATAATGGGAGTGATTGATATGATGGATGCTTTTAATGTTAAGGATTCAATACTTAAGCAATTTCCCACTGCTAAAGTTGATGTCATGAAGTTGGATCTAAGTTCAATGGCTTCTGTTCATCATTTTGCTGATGAGTTTAATTCAACTTCTCTTCCATTGAATATTTTGAT AAACAATGCAGGGATTTGTGCATCCCCTTTCATGCTATCCAAGGACAACATTGAACTTCAATTTGCTATAAATTATTTAG GTCATTTTCTTCTAACAAATCTGTTGTtggaaaatatgaagaaaacaGCAAGAGAAAGTAAGATACAAGGAAGAATTATTAATGTCTCCTCCATGGGTCATAGATTTACTTATCCTAACGGAATCCTTTTTGACAAACTTAACGATCCATCAAG TTACAACAATTCACGTGCCTATGGACAAtcaaagcttgcaaacattttACATGCCAATGAACTTGCAAGACGTTTCAAG GAAGATGGAGTAGATATTACTGCGAATTCTCTTCATCCAGGATTTATAACCAACACAAATATATATCTTCAGAATCGATTTCTCACAG GTCTAAGGAATATATTAAGTCCATTTTTACATTACATAGAGCGATTTGTGGTGAAAAATGTGGAGCAA GGAAGGGACATGGATTTGGCTAAGAAGCTATGGGATTTTAGCATGAATTTGACCATGAAAAATTAA
- the LOC106769595 gene encoding short-chain dehydrogenase TIC 32, chloroplastic isoform X2 — protein MWPFKRRGVSGFSWSSTAEEVTLGIDATALTAIVTGASSGIGAETARVLALRGVHVIMGVIDMMDAFNVKDSILKQFPTAKVDVMKLDLSSMASVHHFADEFNSTSLPLNILINNAGICASPFMLSKDNIELQFAINYLGHFLLTNLLLENMKKTARESKIQGRIINVSSMGHRFTYPNGILFDKLNDPSSYNNSRAYGQSKLANILHANELARRFKEDGVDITANSLHPGFITNTNIYLQNRFLTGLRNILSPFLHYIERFVVKNVEQGASTTCYLALHPEVSGINGKYFTDNNVSETCLQGRDMDLAKKLWDFSMNLTMKN, from the exons atgtGGCCATTCAAAAGAAGAGGAGTTTCTGGGTTTTCATGGTCATCCACTGCAGAAGAAGTTACTCTCGGAATCGACGCCACTGCTCTTACTGCTATTGTTACTG GTGCATCAAGTGGTATAGGTGCTGAGACAGCTCGTGTTCTTGCATTGCGTGGTGTGCATGTCATAATGGGAGTGATTGATATGATGGATGCTTTTAATGTTAAGGATTCAATACTTAAGCAATTTCCCACTGCTAAAGTTGATGTCATGAAGTTGGATCTAAGTTCAATGGCTTCTGTTCATCATTTTGCTGATGAGTTTAATTCAACTTCTCTTCCATTGAATATTTTGAT AAACAATGCAGGGATTTGTGCATCCCCTTTCATGCTATCCAAGGACAACATTGAACTTCAATTTGCTATAAATTATTTAG GTCATTTTCTTCTAACAAATCTGTTGTtggaaaatatgaagaaaacaGCAAGAGAAAGTAAGATACAAGGAAGAATTATTAATGTCTCCTCCATGGGTCATAGATTTACTTATCCTAACGGAATCCTTTTTGACAAACTTAACGATCCATCAAG TTACAACAATTCACGTGCCTATGGACAAtcaaagcttgcaaacattttACATGCCAATGAACTTGCAAGACGTTTCAAG GAAGATGGAGTAGATATTACTGCGAATTCTCTTCATCCAGGATTTATAACCAACACAAATATATATCTTCAGAATCGATTTCTCACAG GTCTAAGGAATATATTAAGTCCATTTTTACATTACATAGAGCGATTTGTGGTGAAAAATGTGGAGCAA GGAGCATCAACAACATGCTATTTAGCATTGCACCCAGAAGTGAGTGGAATCAATGGCAAATATTTTACAGATAATAATGTTTCAGAAACATGTTTGCAGGGAAGGGACATGGATTTGGCTAAGAAGCTATGGGATTTTAGCATGAATTTGACCATGAAAAATTAA
- the LOC106769595 gene encoding short-chain dehydrogenase TIC 32, chloroplastic isoform X5: MWPFKRRGVSGFSWSSTAEEVTLGIDATALTAIVTGASSGIGAETARVLALRGVHVIMGVIDMMDAFNVKDSILKQFPTAKVDVMKLDLSSMASVHHFADEFNSTSLPLNILINNAGICASPFMLSKDNIELQFAINYLGHFLLTNLLLENMKKTARESKIQGRIINVSSMGHRFTYPNGILFDKLNDPSSYNNSRAYGQSKLANILHANELARRFKEDGVDITANSLHPGFITNTNIYLQNRFLTAIFVWFMQV; this comes from the exons atgtGGCCATTCAAAAGAAGAGGAGTTTCTGGGTTTTCATGGTCATCCACTGCAGAAGAAGTTACTCTCGGAATCGACGCCACTGCTCTTACTGCTATTGTTACTG GTGCATCAAGTGGTATAGGTGCTGAGACAGCTCGTGTTCTTGCATTGCGTGGTGTGCATGTCATAATGGGAGTGATTGATATGATGGATGCTTTTAATGTTAAGGATTCAATACTTAAGCAATTTCCCACTGCTAAAGTTGATGTCATGAAGTTGGATCTAAGTTCAATGGCTTCTGTTCATCATTTTGCTGATGAGTTTAATTCAACTTCTCTTCCATTGAATATTTTGAT AAACAATGCAGGGATTTGTGCATCCCCTTTCATGCTATCCAAGGACAACATTGAACTTCAATTTGCTATAAATTATTTAG GTCATTTTCTTCTAACAAATCTGTTGTtggaaaatatgaagaaaacaGCAAGAGAAAGTAAGATACAAGGAAGAATTATTAATGTCTCCTCCATGGGTCATAGATTTACTTATCCTAACGGAATCCTTTTTGACAAACTTAACGATCCATCAAG TTACAACAATTCACGTGCCTATGGACAAtcaaagcttgcaaacattttACATGCCAATGAACTTGCAAGACGTTTCAAG GAAGATGGAGTAGATATTACTGCGAATTCTCTTCATCCAGGATTTATAACCAACACAAATATATATCTTCAGAATCGATTTCTCACAG CCATCTTTGTATGGTTTATGCAGGTCTAA